From Myotis daubentonii chromosome 15, mMyoDau2.1, whole genome shotgun sequence, one genomic window encodes:
- the LOC132216378 gene encoding protein S100-A10-like translates to MLPQMEHAMETMMFTVHKFAGDKGYLTKEDLRVLMEKEFPGFLENQKDPLAVDKIMKDLDQRREGRVGFQSVFSLIAGLAFAITCDDYFVEHMKQKGRK, encoded by the coding sequence ATGCTGCCTCAAATGGAACACGCCATGGAAACCATGATGTTCACGGTTCATAAGTTCGCTGGGGATAAAGGCTACTTAACAAAGGAGGACCTAAGAGTACTCATGGAAAAGGAGTTCCCTGGCTTTTTGGAAAATCAAAAAGACCCTCTGGCTGTGGACAAAATAATGAAGGACCTGGACCAGCGCCGAGAGGGCAGAGTGGGCTTCCAGAGCGTCTTTTCACTAATTGCTGGGCTCGCCTTCGCCATCACATGCGATGACTATTTCGTAGAACACATGAAGCAGAAGGGAAGGAAGTGA